A genomic region of Xanthomonas campestris pv. phormiicola contains the following coding sequences:
- the mscL gene encoding large-conductance mechanosensitive channel protein MscL — protein MGMIREFKEFAMRGNVLDLAVGVVLGAAFGKIVTALVEKIIMPPIGLLAGGVDFSRWAWTLKAATVDAAGKEVPPVVIGIGDFLNTIIQFVIVAFAIFMLVKAINRLARKEPPAPKAPSEEVLLLREIRDALKHDATPQ, from the coding sequence ATGGGCATGATCCGCGAGTTCAAGGAATTCGCCATGCGCGGCAACGTGCTGGACCTGGCGGTCGGCGTGGTGCTCGGCGCCGCGTTCGGCAAGATCGTCACCGCGCTGGTGGAGAAGATCATCATGCCGCCGATCGGCCTGCTCGCCGGCGGCGTGGATTTCTCGCGCTGGGCATGGACGCTGAAGGCGGCGACGGTGGACGCGGCCGGCAAGGAAGTGCCGCCGGTGGTGATCGGCATCGGCGATTTCCTCAACACCATCATCCAGTTCGTGATCGTGGCCTTCGCCATCTTCATGCTGGTCAAGGCGATCAACCGCCTCGCGCGCAAGGAACCGCCCGCGCCCAAGGCGCCGAGCGAGGAAGTGCTGCTGCTGCGCGAAATCCGCGATGCGTTGAAGCACGACGCCACGCCGCAGTGA
- a CDS encoding fumarylacetoacetate hydrolase family protein yields the protein MKDLFAAAEAPRVPVRGLGLFPVHRIYCVGRNFADHAREMGASAPASKAERGQPTFFMKPADALVIGSDSIPYPSATQELHHEVELVVALGQDAPAGVLGVEDASALVLAYGVGLDLTRRDLQAAAKAKGLPWDIAKGFDHSAPISELIPAGEVGALEALNLSLEVNGQVRQQSLLEQMIWNVPEILHELSKLFALRAGDLVFMGTPAGVAALQPGDRFSARLENVAERHGVIVA from the coding sequence ATGAAAGACCTGTTTGCTGCTGCCGAAGCGCCGCGCGTGCCTGTGCGTGGGTTGGGGCTGTTTCCGGTGCATCGCATCTACTGCGTGGGCCGCAACTTCGCCGACCATGCGCGCGAGATGGGCGCCAGCGCGCCGGCCTCGAAGGCCGAGCGCGGCCAGCCGACGTTCTTCATGAAACCGGCCGATGCGCTGGTGATCGGCAGCGACTCCATCCCCTACCCGAGCGCGACCCAGGAGCTGCACCACGAAGTGGAACTGGTGGTGGCGCTCGGCCAGGATGCGCCGGCCGGCGTGCTCGGCGTTGAGGATGCGTCCGCCCTGGTGCTCGCCTACGGCGTCGGCCTGGACCTGACCCGGCGCGACCTGCAGGCCGCGGCCAAGGCCAAGGGCCTGCCGTGGGACATCGCCAAGGGCTTCGACCATTCCGCGCCGATCAGCGAGCTGATCCCGGCCGGCGAAGTCGGCGCGCTGGAGGCGTTGAACCTGTCGCTGGAGGTCAATGGCCAGGTGCGCCAGCAATCGCTGCTCGAGCAGATGATCTGGAACGTGCCGGAGATCCTGCACGAACTGTCCAAGCTGTTCGCGCTGCGCGCCGGCGACCTGGTGTTCATGGGCACGCCGGCCGGCGTGGCCGCGCTGCAGCCGGGCGATCGCTTCAGCGCGCGGCTGGAAAACGTCGCCGAGCGCCATGGCGTGATCGTCGCTTGA
- a CDS encoding Rieske (2Fe-2S) protein — MTESSSAVLAQLEQIEPGNLVEAEAAIGGEIESLLLYRDGDGVRAWLNVCPHAGRRLDWAPGQFLKSREGHVVCAAHGAAFELQHGSCVSGPCRGQSLLAVPVTVREGQVFLA, encoded by the coding sequence ATGACCGAGTCATCTTCCGCCGTGCTGGCGCAACTGGAGCAGATCGAGCCCGGCAACCTGGTCGAAGCCGAGGCCGCGATCGGCGGCGAGATCGAATCGCTGCTGCTGTACCGCGACGGCGACGGCGTGCGCGCCTGGTTGAACGTGTGCCCGCATGCCGGGCGCCGGCTCGACTGGGCGCCGGGACAGTTCCTGAAGAGCCGCGAAGGACACGTGGTCTGCGCGGCGCACGGCGCTGCGTTCGAATTGCAGCACGGCAGTTGCGTGTCCGGGCCATGCCGCGGCCAGAGCCTGCTCGCGGTGCCGGTGACGGTGCGCGAGGGCCAGGTGTTCCTGGCGTGA
- a CDS encoding SLC13 family permease: MDTALTLTTDMKLVLGLVGFTMAMFVFERIRADVVALVVLVVLGVTGLIAPEELFSGFSGNAVMSIIATTILGAGLERTGALNRLASWLLRRAHGVEERLMLLTTGIAGLNSSFMQNPSVMALYLPVASRLAARTGLTLQRLLLPIAAAIVMGGALTMVGNSPLILLNDLLQSANNNLPSGMATIEPLRMFAPLPIGVALLLASLVYFRVRGDRTLMEEEQLINNGVTPARTESYFARTYGIEGDVFELIVSADSPLVGMTLGEAETVHDAPLLLALKTGNDTRLAPPADMRIWVGSVLGVMGARQQVADFAQNQFLRLSSRLRNLGDLFNPSRAGISEAVIPPTSRFIGKSAAELRLRKQAGISLLAINRDKQVIREDVRKVHLRAGDMLVFHSIWQDLAQASESRDFVVVTDYPKGEHRPHKFKIAMTIFALTILIALTSKLPVALTLMTGVAGMLLTGVLRMDEAYASINWKTIFMMAGLIPLGWAMDSSGAAAWVAGHTIARLPDGVPVWALEIALALLTTAFSLVISHVGATIVMVPIAVNLALAAGGNPTAFALIVALSASNNLMTASNPVISMITGPANYQPRELWRVGAPLSLIYTAVVVLMVNLMSMAWWGAF, encoded by the coding sequence ATGGACACCGCGCTGACGCTGACCACCGATATGAAGCTCGTGCTCGGGCTGGTCGGCTTCACGATGGCGATGTTCGTGTTCGAGCGCATCCGCGCCGACGTGGTCGCGCTGGTGGTGCTGGTGGTGCTCGGCGTCACCGGGCTGATCGCGCCGGAAGAGCTGTTCAGCGGCTTCTCCGGCAACGCGGTGATGAGCATCATCGCCACCACTATCCTCGGCGCCGGGCTGGAGCGCACCGGCGCGCTGAACCGGCTGGCGTCGTGGCTGCTGCGCCGCGCGCACGGCGTGGAAGAGCGGCTGATGCTGCTGACCACCGGCATCGCCGGGCTCAATTCCTCGTTCATGCAGAATCCGTCGGTGATGGCGCTGTACCTGCCGGTGGCCTCGCGCCTGGCCGCGCGCACCGGGCTGACCCTGCAGCGCCTGCTGCTGCCGATCGCCGCGGCGATCGTGATGGGCGGCGCGCTGACCATGGTCGGCAACTCGCCGCTGATCCTGCTCAACGACCTGCTGCAGTCGGCCAACAACAACCTGCCCTCGGGCATGGCCACGATCGAGCCGCTGCGCATGTTCGCGCCGCTGCCGATCGGCGTGGCGCTGCTGCTGGCGTCGCTGGTCTACTTCCGCGTGCGTGGCGACCGCACGCTGATGGAAGAGGAACAGCTGATCAACAACGGGGTCACCCCGGCGCGCACCGAGAGCTACTTCGCGCGCACCTACGGCATCGAGGGCGACGTGTTCGAGCTGATCGTCAGCGCCGACAGCCCGTTGGTCGGGATGACCCTGGGCGAGGCCGAGACGGTGCACGACGCGCCGCTGCTGCTGGCCCTGAAGACCGGCAACGACACCCGCCTGGCGCCGCCGGCGGACATGCGCATCTGGGTCGGCAGCGTGCTCGGGGTGATGGGCGCGCGCCAGCAGGTGGCCGATTTCGCGCAGAACCAGTTCCTGCGCCTGTCCTCGCGGCTGCGCAACCTGGGCGACCTGTTCAATCCCAGCCGCGCCGGCATCTCCGAGGCGGTGATCCCGCCGACCTCGCGCTTCATCGGCAAGAGCGCGGCCGAGCTGCGCCTGCGCAAGCAGGCCGGGATCAGCCTGCTGGCGATCAACCGCGACAAGCAGGTGATCCGCGAGGACGTGCGCAAGGTGCATCTGCGCGCCGGCGACATGCTGGTGTTCCACAGCATCTGGCAGGACCTGGCGCAGGCCTCGGAGAGCCGCGACTTCGTCGTGGTCACCGACTATCCGAAGGGCGAGCACCGCCCGCACAAGTTCAAGATCGCGATGACGATCTTCGCGCTGACCATCCTGATCGCGCTGACCAGCAAGCTGCCGGTGGCGCTGACGCTGATGACCGGCGTGGCCGGTATGCTGCTGACCGGCGTGCTGCGCATGGACGAGGCCTACGCCTCGATCAACTGGAAGACCATCTTCATGATGGCCGGGCTGATCCCGCTGGGCTGGGCGATGGACAGCAGCGGCGCGGCGGCCTGGGTCGCCGGCCACACCATTGCGCGCTTGCCCGACGGCGTGCCGGTGTGGGCGCTGGAGATCGCGCTGGCGCTGCTGACCACGGCGTTCTCGCTGGTGATCAGCCACGTCGGCGCGACCATCGTGATGGTGCCGATCGCGGTCAACCTGGCGCTGGCCGCCGGCGGCAATCCCACCGCGTTCGCGTTGATCGTGGCGCTGTCGGCGTCCAACAACCTGATGACCGCGTCCAACCCGGTGATCTCGATGATCACCGGCCCGGCCAACTATCAGCCGCGCGAACTGTGGCGCGTCGGCGCGCCGCTGTCGCTGATCTATACCGCGGTGGTGGTGCTGATGGTCAACCTGATGTCGATGGCCTGGTGGGGCGCGTTCTAG
- the trmB gene encoding tRNA (guanosine(46)-N7)-methyltransferase TrmB: MTDPFSSAGAKTPPKPFTIEEGRRQVRSFVLRQGRFTPAQQRAFDELWPRFGLDYSGQPRDLDATFGRTARKVLEIGFGNGEALRFAARHDPARDYIGIEVHAPGVGRVLNALAADGSDHVRLYHHDAVEVLEHEIADGALDEVRIYFPDPWHKKRHNKRRLLQPAFAALLVRKLRAGGRLHAATDWADYAEQMWNVLDATAGLVNRAGPRGHVPRPDWRPQTHFETRGQKLGHGVWDLLYDRESAVGNGESEQQPPPPASA; the protein is encoded by the coding sequence ATGACCGATCCGTTCTCCAGCGCCGGCGCCAAGACCCCGCCCAAGCCCTTCACCATCGAGGAAGGCCGCCGCCAGGTGCGCAGTTTCGTGCTGCGCCAGGGCCGCTTCACCCCCGCCCAGCAGCGCGCGTTCGACGAGCTGTGGCCGCGTTTCGGCCTGGACTACAGCGGCCAGCCGCGCGATCTCGACGCCACCTTCGGCCGCACCGCGCGCAAGGTGCTGGAGATCGGCTTCGGCAACGGCGAGGCGCTGCGCTTCGCCGCACGCCACGACCCGGCCCGCGACTACATCGGCATCGAGGTGCACGCCCCCGGCGTGGGCCGCGTGTTGAACGCGCTGGCCGCCGACGGCAGCGACCACGTGCGCCTGTACCACCACGACGCGGTGGAAGTGCTGGAGCACGAGATCGCCGACGGCGCGCTCGACGAAGTGCGCATCTACTTCCCCGACCCGTGGCACAAGAAGCGCCACAACAAGCGCCGCCTGCTGCAGCCGGCGTTCGCCGCGCTGCTGGTGCGCAAGCTGCGCGCCGGCGGCCGCCTGCACGCGGCCACCGACTGGGCCGACTACGCCGAGCAGATGTGGAACGTGCTCGATGCCACCGCCGGCCTGGTCAACCGCGCCGGCCCGCGCGGCCACGTGCCGCGCCCGGACTGGCGCCCGCAGACCCATTTCGAGACCCGCGGCCAGAAGCTGGGCCATGGGGTGTGGGATTTGCTTTACGACCGGGAATCGGCCGTAGGGAATGGGGAATCGGAACAGCAACCACCACCCCCGGCATCCGCATAG
- a CDS encoding thiazole synthase, with protein sequence MNAPAPHDALVIAGKPYRSRLLTGTGKFPDLAQTRQATEAAAAEIVTVAIRRSNIGQTPGEPNLLDVLPPERYTILPNTAGCYSAEDAVRTCRLARELLDGHNLTKLEVLGDQRTLFPDVVQTLKAAEILVADGFEVMVYTSDDPILAKRLEEIGCVAVMPLAAPIGSGLGIQNRYNLLEIIDNAKVPIIVDAGVGTASDAAIAMELGCDGVLMNTAIAGARNPVLMASAMRKAVEAGREAFLAGRIPRKRYASASSPVDGLIG encoded by the coding sequence ATGAACGCTCCCGCCCCCCACGACGCGCTGGTGATCGCCGGCAAGCCCTACCGTTCCCGCCTGCTCACCGGCACCGGCAAGTTCCCCGATCTCGCACAGACCCGGCAGGCCACCGAGGCCGCCGCCGCCGAAATCGTCACCGTGGCGATCCGCCGCTCCAACATCGGCCAGACCCCCGGCGAGCCCAACCTGCTCGACGTGCTGCCGCCGGAGCGCTACACCATCCTGCCCAACACCGCCGGCTGCTACAGCGCCGAGGACGCGGTGCGCACCTGCCGCCTGGCGCGCGAACTGCTCGACGGCCACAACCTGACCAAGCTGGAAGTGCTGGGCGACCAGCGCACCCTGTTCCCGGACGTGGTGCAGACCCTGAAGGCGGCCGAGATCCTGGTCGCCGACGGCTTCGAGGTGATGGTCTATACCAGCGACGACCCGATCCTGGCCAAGCGCCTGGAAGAGATCGGCTGCGTGGCGGTGATGCCGCTGGCCGCGCCGATCGGCTCCGGGCTGGGCATCCAGAACCGCTACAACCTGCTGGAGATCATCGACAACGCCAAGGTGCCGATCATCGTCGACGCCGGCGTCGGCACCGCCTCGGACGCGGCGATCGCGATGGAGCTGGGCTGCGACGGCGTGCTGATGAACACCGCCATCGCCGGCGCGCGCAACCCGGTGCTGATGGCCAGCGCGATGCGCAAGGCGGTCGAGGCCGGGCGCGAGGCGTTCCTGGCCGGGCGCATTCCGCGCAAGCGCTATGCCAGCGCGTCGTCGCCGGTCGACGGGCTGATCGGCTGA
- the thiS gene encoding sulfur carrier protein ThiS, with the protein MNIELNGQARPVQPHTTVAALLIEEGLAQRRVAVEVNGAIVPRGAHAAHALHDGDRVEIVHALGGG; encoded by the coding sequence ATGAACATCGAATTGAACGGCCAGGCCCGCCCCGTGCAACCCCACACCACCGTCGCCGCCCTGCTGATCGAGGAAGGGCTGGCGCAGCGCCGCGTCGCGGTCGAGGTCAACGGCGCGATCGTGCCGCGCGGCGCGCACGCCGCGCACGCGCTGCACGACGGCGACCGGGTCGAGATCGTGCACGCGCTGGGCGGCGGCTGA
- a CDS encoding autotransporter domain-containing protein encodes MTSSIRPLRSLLAAAIVLAAAPAFAQQTYSRTVFFGDSLTDAGYYRPLLPASAQAVTGQFTTNPDWVWAQYIADYYHVNGHANGNGQIGDNYAAGNARVGVANPSALGVAPSLATQASNYLAANGGKADPNALYSVWGGANDLLAVAGGAPAQSTIASAVTSEVGIVASLQNAGARYVMVTTIPDVGLTPRFRAGGATAMAQGTALASSYNSALFAGLKSAGLQVIRVDTFHLLQEVIASPSTYGFSNYTGTACQPQITAQSLTCNPTSYVSADAADSYVFADGIHPTGRTHEILAQYALSILEGPRLQQVLSHSAEVTGRSRADQVAWHVDGRPEADGMRWWGNLRGDMQRYAHGDLYDGLAPAGLFGVDWSRGEWVFGGFGGFGRVDADFGNRGGDYTQDDSTLGGFAGWYGEHAWVNAQVSYSWLSYDVKRKVNLGPATIEHNGSPDGSNLTAALQGGYEFGEGTFKHGPVAAAIWQKVKLDGYTESNPNSSALGYYDQDVESLVGRIGWKAGLDLGAVKPYLQATYDHEFKKGEQATAWLQTMPDLGAYAVPGLTIDRNYASVVLGARTRLWGLESNVGIAATTGQSRAHDTSLFVNFGGSF; translated from the coding sequence ATGACTTCGTCCATCCGTCCACTCCGTTCGTTGCTGGCCGCCGCGATCGTGCTCGCCGCCGCGCCCGCGTTCGCGCAGCAAACCTATAGCCGCACCGTGTTCTTCGGCGACAGCCTGACCGACGCCGGCTACTACCGGCCGCTGCTGCCGGCCTCGGCGCAGGCGGTGACCGGCCAGTTCACGACCAATCCGGACTGGGTCTGGGCGCAGTACATCGCCGACTACTACCACGTCAACGGCCACGCCAACGGCAACGGCCAGATCGGCGACAACTATGCCGCCGGCAACGCCCGCGTCGGCGTGGCCAACCCCAGCGCGCTGGGCGTGGCGCCGTCGCTGGCGACGCAGGCCAGCAACTACCTGGCCGCCAACGGCGGCAAGGCCGACCCGAACGCGCTGTACAGCGTGTGGGGCGGCGCCAACGACCTGCTCGCGGTGGCGGGCGGCGCACCGGCGCAGAGCACCATCGCCAGCGCGGTCACCTCGGAAGTGGGCATCGTCGCCAGCCTGCAGAACGCCGGCGCGCGCTACGTCATGGTCACCACCATCCCCGATGTCGGCCTCACCCCGCGCTTCCGCGCCGGCGGCGCCACGGCGATGGCGCAGGGCACCGCGCTGGCCAGCAGCTACAACAGCGCGCTGTTCGCCGGGCTCAAGAGCGCCGGGCTGCAGGTGATCCGGGTGGATACCTTCCACCTGCTGCAGGAAGTGATCGCCAGCCCGTCCACCTACGGTTTCAGCAACTACACCGGTACCGCCTGCCAGCCGCAGATCACCGCGCAGTCGCTGACCTGCAACCCGACCAGCTACGTCAGCGCCGACGCCGCCGACAGCTACGTGTTCGCCGACGGCATCCATCCCACCGGCCGCACCCACGAGATCCTGGCGCAGTACGCGTTGTCGATCCTGGAAGGCCCGCGCCTGCAGCAGGTGCTGAGCCACTCGGCCGAAGTCACCGGCCGCTCGCGCGCCGACCAGGTCGCCTGGCACGTCGACGGCCGCCCGGAAGCGGACGGCATGCGCTGGTGGGGCAACCTGCGCGGCGACATGCAGCGCTATGCGCACGGCGACCTGTACGACGGCCTGGCCCCGGCCGGCCTGTTCGGCGTGGACTGGTCGCGCGGCGAGTGGGTGTTCGGCGGCTTCGGCGGCTTCGGCCGCGTGGATGCCGACTTCGGCAACCGCGGCGGCGACTACACCCAGGACGACAGCACCCTGGGCGGCTTCGCCGGCTGGTATGGCGAGCACGCCTGGGTCAACGCCCAGGTCAGCTACAGCTGGCTCAGCTACGACGTCAAGCGCAAGGTCAACCTCGGCCCGGCCACCATCGAGCACAACGGCTCGCCGGACGGCAGCAACCTGACCGCGGCGCTGCAGGGCGGCTACGAGTTCGGCGAGGGCACGTTCAAGCACGGCCCGGTGGCCGCGGCGATCTGGCAGAAGGTCAAGCTGGACGGCTACACCGAGAGCAATCCCAACTCCAGCGCGCTGGGCTACTACGACCAGGACGTGGAGTCGCTGGTCGGGCGCATCGGCTGGAAGGCCGGCCTGGATCTCGGCGCAGTGAAGCCGTACCTGCAGGCGACCTACGACCACGAGTTCAAGAAGGGCGAGCAGGCCACCGCATGGCTGCAGACCATGCCCGACCTGGGCGCCTACGCGGTGCCGGGCCTGACCATCGACCGCAACTACGCCTCGGTGGTGCTGGGCGCGCGGACCAGGCTGTGGGGCCTGGAAAGCAATGTCGGCATCGCCGCCACGACCGGCCAGAGCCGCGCGCACGACACCTCGCTGTTCGTGAACTTCGGCGGCAGCTTCTAA
- a CDS encoding integrase arm-type DNA-binding domain-containing protein: MPLSDLAVRQAKATGKPYTLNDTDGLSLAVSPIGGKAWHFRYYWLGKQKRMSLGSYPEVTLREARALKDEARALVAKGINPRAHRKQKRSSARLACENTFEAAFRSWQAHRALTLKKGRNTAVSQADRLFKNDVLPTLGKRSIYDIQRHDLLDVLAKIERRKAFSQAEKLRGWFNQMFRFALVKVPGLQHNPAFDLDVVAIPAPPVRHNPHLRLEELPECLRMLRNYPGRLITQLGLRMLLLTGVRTGELRFATPAQFHLDQGLWIIPPEVVKQLLTKIQRERLRPGDIPPYIVPLSLQAQEIVRHLLDDLKPAQIYLFPSDWSLRKTLSENTLNAALKRMGFKNRLTGHGIRGTLSTALHEVGYPEKWVDAQLSHVDPNAVRATYNHAEYVEQRRRMMQDWADRLDLLEQGRVEEASQHLPFTPEGMQMLTTMPAMNWPTAPAPTSSPIASDGSSQPMPAAANSAITVARLSAVRLPVTALQSELSQDQKARLARLSVFNSARMLPLPVFAKAVGKSKRWIAYEVRAGKLLALSMGNRGKRIPDWHLDPVKHHLIQAVLKYARDADPWLVYDSLTHSCRTLENRAPIDAVERANVHEAAMAACMFLREADPFLASVA, encoded by the coding sequence ATGCCACTCTCAGATTTGGCAGTTCGGCAAGCCAAAGCCACCGGCAAGCCCTATACCCTCAACGATACTGACGGGCTATCGCTTGCAGTGTCCCCTATCGGCGGCAAAGCCTGGCACTTCCGCTACTACTGGCTGGGCAAACAAAAGCGCATGTCGCTCGGCAGCTATCCCGAGGTCACTTTGCGAGAAGCGCGGGCGTTGAAGGACGAAGCGCGTGCTCTGGTCGCCAAGGGCATCAATCCTCGTGCGCATCGCAAGCAGAAGCGCTCCTCCGCTCGCTTGGCTTGCGAAAACACCTTCGAAGCTGCCTTCCGTAGTTGGCAGGCCCATCGAGCTTTGACGCTGAAAAAAGGCCGCAACACCGCCGTCTCGCAGGCTGACCGCTTGTTCAAAAACGATGTTCTGCCCACGCTTGGCAAGCGGTCGATCTACGACATCCAGCGGCACGACCTGCTTGATGTGCTAGCGAAGATCGAACGCCGCAAGGCATTCTCGCAGGCAGAAAAGCTTAGAGGCTGGTTCAACCAGATGTTCCGCTTCGCCTTGGTCAAGGTGCCCGGCCTGCAACACAATCCGGCATTCGATCTGGATGTCGTCGCGATCCCGGCCCCGCCTGTACGCCACAATCCGCACCTGCGCCTTGAAGAATTGCCCGAGTGCTTGCGCATGCTGCGTAACTACCCTGGCCGACTGATCACGCAGCTCGGCCTGCGGATGTTGCTTTTGACCGGGGTGCGGACGGGGGAGTTGCGCTTTGCGACGCCGGCTCAGTTCCATCTTGATCAAGGCCTGTGGATCATCCCGCCGGAGGTAGTGAAGCAATTGCTGACGAAGATCCAGCGCGAACGGCTCCGACCGGGCGATATCCCGCCCTATATCGTCCCGCTGTCGTTGCAAGCCCAGGAAATCGTTCGTCACCTGTTGGACGACTTGAAGCCGGCGCAGATCTATCTCTTTCCCAGCGACTGGAGCCTCAGAAAGACCCTCAGCGAGAACACGCTCAACGCGGCGCTCAAGCGCATGGGCTTCAAGAACCGCCTAACCGGGCACGGCATCCGGGGGACCCTCTCCACCGCCCTTCATGAGGTGGGCTATCCGGAAAAATGGGTGGATGCGCAATTGTCCCATGTCGATCCGAACGCGGTTCGTGCGACCTACAACCATGCCGAATATGTCGAACAGCGGCGACGCATGATGCAGGATTGGGCCGATCGCCTCGACCTGTTGGAACAAGGTCGAGTGGAAGAGGCAAGCCAGCATTTGCCGTTCACGCCGGAGGGCATGCAGATGCTGACCACGATGCCCGCGATGAACTGGCCAACCGCGCCAGCGCCTACCTCGTCTCCGATTGCGTCAGACGGCTCATCCCAGCCAATGCCCGCCGCGGCGAACTCGGCGATCACTGTTGCCAGGCTGTCCGCAGTCCGTCTGCCGGTAACGGCCTTGCAGTCGGAGTTGTCGCAGGACCAGAAGGCCCGCTTGGCGCGGCTGTCGGTCTTCAACTCTGCGCGGATGTTGCCGCTCCCGGTATTCGCCAAGGCGGTCGGGAAATCGAAGCGCTGGATTGCATACGAGGTCCGGGCCGGCAAGCTGCTCGCCTTGAGCATGGGCAATCGCGGAAAGCGCATACCGGACTGGCATTTGGATCCGGTGAAACATCACCTGATCCAGGCCGTTCTCAAGTACGCGCGCGATGCCGATCCGTGGCTGGTCTACGATTCGCTGACCCACTCATGCAGGACGCTGGAGAACCGTGCGCCCATCGATGCAGTCGAGCGTGCAAACGTCCACGAGGCCGCGATGGCAGCATGCATGTTCCTCAGAGAGGCCGATCCGTTCCTGGCCTCGGTGGCCTGA
- a CDS encoding ABC transporter ATP-binding protein/permease gives MTKPVVFTPIREVLTAYWRSDRWTLLLVALVVLLSSAASVAAPYLFSRLIDRLPQGSEITAIAWAFVAYALLLGVSSALQHMVQYLSFMSAENLGFITSTRFFQQLLKKTAVFFIEHNPSEIQSASEKGRNALTVLVQLGLIVFIPGITQILLTLVTLGTLINLQIVLIVVAYGTGAVILTTIATRRARVFLDAAVAAGQANARFVGNAMNAMETLRHFGSHHWMSRRFTEKAKEVRDNWRAYVLQRVGYIAVLGLGLSIQFAVTLLLLLPRYQVGELSIGDMVLFNTLLLQLNMPFEMIAHAIDDVARSRAALMPLAIMWSAPEERQASHDSTFTPVDGRVVFEDVSYAYGNGRGIERISFSAERGYITFLVGETGSGKSTVFKLALKSLEPEGGRILVDGVDLIGIDRADWYGAIAVVPQDVMLLNESLADNILLGRPRDEDRLRRAAEKAAIFSFIEALPDGFETAVGERGLKLSGGERQRIAIARAFYGEPAILFLDEASSALDEATERDIMEHVRARAADVTVLAITHRQTVIGKTDKIVDLRS, from the coding sequence ATGACCAAGCCGGTTGTCTTTACCCCGATCCGCGAAGTCCTCACCGCGTACTGGAGATCCGACCGCTGGACCTTGTTGCTGGTGGCCTTGGTCGTTCTGCTATCTAGTGCCGCAAGTGTTGCAGCTCCCTATCTCTTTTCCCGTCTCATTGACCGGTTGCCACAGGGGAGTGAGATCACCGCAATAGCTTGGGCATTTGTAGCCTATGCCCTGCTGTTGGGTGTCAGTTCGGCATTGCAACACATGGTGCAATACCTCTCCTTCATGAGCGCGGAGAATCTGGGTTTCATCACCAGCACTCGCTTCTTCCAGCAGCTGTTGAAGAAGACGGCCGTCTTCTTCATTGAGCACAATCCGTCGGAAATCCAGTCGGCCAGCGAGAAGGGTCGCAACGCGCTCACCGTTCTGGTGCAGCTTGGTCTCATCGTCTTCATTCCTGGCATCACTCAGATCCTGTTGACGTTGGTTACCCTCGGCACGCTGATCAACCTGCAGATCGTGTTGATCGTCGTCGCCTACGGGACAGGTGCCGTGATCCTGACCACCATCGCAACGCGGCGGGCCCGGGTGTTCCTTGATGCCGCCGTGGCGGCGGGTCAGGCGAATGCCCGGTTCGTCGGCAACGCGATGAATGCCATGGAGACCCTGCGGCATTTCGGCAGCCATCACTGGATGAGCCGGCGCTTCACGGAAAAGGCCAAGGAAGTTCGCGACAACTGGCGGGCCTATGTGCTGCAACGCGTGGGTTACATTGCCGTGCTCGGACTGGGCCTGAGCATCCAGTTCGCCGTGACGTTGCTGCTTCTGTTACCGCGATACCAAGTTGGCGAACTGTCCATCGGCGACATGGTGCTGTTCAACACCTTATTGCTTCAGCTCAACATGCCGTTCGAAATGATTGCCCACGCCATCGACGACGTGGCGCGTTCCCGCGCCGCCCTCATGCCGCTGGCGATAATGTGGTCCGCCCCCGAGGAACGGCAGGCTTCGCACGACTCGACCTTTACGCCTGTGGATGGCCGCGTGGTGTTTGAGGATGTCAGTTACGCCTATGGCAACGGCCGCGGCATCGAGCGCATCTCTTTTTCGGCCGAACGTGGTTACATCACGTTCCTCGTTGGCGAGACTGGATCTGGCAAGTCAACCGTATTCAAGCTGGCTCTCAAGTCGCTTGAGCCAGAAGGCGGTCGCATCCTCGTTGATGGCGTCGATCTCATCGGGATCGACCGCGCCGACTGGTATGGAGCGATCGCCGTCGTGCCGCAGGACGTGATGCTGCTCAATGAAAGCTTGGCAGACAACATCCTGCTCGGGCGTCCTCGTGATGAGGATCGTCTTCGCCGCGCAGCCGAAAAGGCGGCGATCTTCTCGTTCATAGAAGCCCTGCCTGACGGCTTTGAGACCGCGGTCGGCGAACGCGGTCTGAAGCTGTCAGGCGGAGAGCGCCAGCGCATTGCCATTGCCCGAGCGTTCTATGGCGAGCCAGCTATCTTATTCCTGGACGAGGCAAGCTCAGCACTCGACGAGGCTACCGAGCGCGACATCATGGAGCATGTTCGAGCACGGGCAGCGGACGTCACTGTTCTCGCGATCACCCACCGGCAGACCGTAATAGGCAAGACCGATAAGATCGTTGATCTCCGCAGCTGA